The following coding sequences lie in one Kryptolebias marmoratus isolate JLee-2015 linkage group LG5, ASM164957v2, whole genome shotgun sequence genomic window:
- the LOC108228911 gene encoding CMP-N-acetylneuraminate-beta-galactosamide-alpha-2,3-sialyltransferase 1-like isoform X2 → MAAKIKILLMFSVSSTILFFLSVITDQLNVYKQRSCSCEKCLSEDKMFQFHHVSHSVKPFLTAKSELSEEDYAWWKHIQRERGNYSTYKAAVKELFEIFPAEPDYEKPSSDRCRTCSVVGNSANLLKSHYGPLIDSQDIVIRINYGKVKGYEEDVGSKTTHRVMYPESASRLDNTTHLVLFAFKIKDLQWLKKAFLTGFFGRSHSSITFANKDLVMVANPALMKHAHVVWLKKKGYYPSTGFMTLILALHMCDEVHVFGFGADSDGNWSHYFEVLRNKKLKTGNHPGQQEFAVLEELANQKTIKFYRGY, encoded by the exons atggctgccaaaaTAAAGATCCTGCTCATGTTTTCTGTTAGCagcactattttattttttctgtcagtaatCACTGACCAGCTAAATGTTTACAAGCAAAGGTCGTGTTCTTGTGAAAAGTGTTTATCTGAAGACAAAATGTTCCAGTTTCATCACGTGAGCCATTCTGTCAAACCCTTTTTGACTGCAAAGAGTGAGCTTTCAGAGGAGGATTATGCATGGTGGAAG CACAttcagagagaaagaggaaactACAGTACCTACAAAGCAGCAGTGAAGGAGCTGTTTGAGATATTCCCAGCTGAACCTGATTATGAAAAACCCAGTTCTGACCGATGCCGGACTTGCTCAGTAGTGGGAAATTCTGCAAATTTGTTAAAATCACATTATGGCCCTCTGATTGATTCGCAAGATATTGTTATAAG AATTAACTATGGCAAGGTCAAAGGTTACGAAGAAGATGTTGGGAGCAAAACAACTCATCGTGTCATGTATCCAGAGAGTGCGTCACGTTTAGACAACACTACTCATCTTGTGCTGTTTGCATTCAAGATCAAAGATCTTCAGTGGCTCAAAAAGGCCTTTTTAACAGGATTCTTTGGAag ATCTCATTCAAGTATCACATTCGCTAACAAAGATTTG GTGATGGTGGCCAATCCAGCTTTGATGAAGCATGCTCATGTGGTGTGGCTGAAAAAGAAGGGATATTATCCATCCACTGGCTTTATGACATTGATTCTCGCTCTTCACATGTGTGATGAG GTCCACGTGTTCGGTTTTGGAGCAGACAGCGATGGAAACTGGAGCCATTACTTCGAAgtattaagaaacaaaaagttaaaaactggaAACCATCCTGGGCAACAAGAATTTGCAGTTCTAGAAGAACTGGCTAACCAAAAGACAATCAAGTTCTATCGAGGTTATTGA
- the LOC108228911 gene encoding CMP-N-acetylneuraminate-beta-galactosamide-alpha-2,3-sialyltransferase 1-like isoform X1, with translation MLSTFHRPKQFHRLKNPTFRMAAKIKILLMFSVSSTILFFLSVITDQLNVYKQRSCSCEKCLSEDKMFQFHHVSHSVKPFLTAKSELSEEDYAWWKHIQRERGNYSTYKAAVKELFEIFPAEPDYEKPSSDRCRTCSVVGNSANLLKSHYGPLIDSQDIVIRINYGKVKGYEEDVGSKTTHRVMYPESASRLDNTTHLVLFAFKIKDLQWLKKAFLTGFFGRSHSSITFANKDLVMVANPALMKHAHVVWLKKKGYYPSTGFMTLILALHMCDEVHVFGFGADSDGNWSHYFEVLRNKKLKTGNHPGQQEFAVLEELANQKTIKFYRGY, from the exons ATGCTCAG cacTTTTCACAGACCTAAACAATTTCACAGGCTGAAGAATCCCacattcaggatggctgccaaaaTAAAGATCCTGCTCATGTTTTCTGTTAGCagcactattttattttttctgtcagtaatCACTGACCAGCTAAATGTTTACAAGCAAAGGTCGTGTTCTTGTGAAAAGTGTTTATCTGAAGACAAAATGTTCCAGTTTCATCACGTGAGCCATTCTGTCAAACCCTTTTTGACTGCAAAGAGTGAGCTTTCAGAGGAGGATTATGCATGGTGGAAG CACAttcagagagaaagaggaaactACAGTACCTACAAAGCAGCAGTGAAGGAGCTGTTTGAGATATTCCCAGCTGAACCTGATTATGAAAAACCCAGTTCTGACCGATGCCGGACTTGCTCAGTAGTGGGAAATTCTGCAAATTTGTTAAAATCACATTATGGCCCTCTGATTGATTCGCAAGATATTGTTATAAG AATTAACTATGGCAAGGTCAAAGGTTACGAAGAAGATGTTGGGAGCAAAACAACTCATCGTGTCATGTATCCAGAGAGTGCGTCACGTTTAGACAACACTACTCATCTTGTGCTGTTTGCATTCAAGATCAAAGATCTTCAGTGGCTCAAAAAGGCCTTTTTAACAGGATTCTTTGGAag ATCTCATTCAAGTATCACATTCGCTAACAAAGATTTG GTGATGGTGGCCAATCCAGCTTTGATGAAGCATGCTCATGTGGTGTGGCTGAAAAAGAAGGGATATTATCCATCCACTGGCTTTATGACATTGATTCTCGCTCTTCACATGTGTGATGAG GTCCACGTGTTCGGTTTTGGAGCAGACAGCGATGGAAACTGGAGCCATTACTTCGAAgtattaagaaacaaaaagttaaaaactggaAACCATCCTGGGCAACAAGAATTTGCAGTTCTAGAAGAACTGGCTAACCAAAAGACAATCAAGTTCTATCGAGGTTATTGA